Genomic window (Sulfurimonas sp.):
TGTTTTTTCAAGTTCTAAAACAAACTCAATTTGCGGATATATACTTTTTAAAAAATTAACTCTTTTTTGTACTAAATCATCAAGTGAAAAACTTTCTTTTATCTTTGATGAAGTCTGTTTTTTTATCATATAGTCTAGTTCATTATAACGCTCACTAAGCATACCACAAGCACTTTGTATTCGTGAGAGTCTTTTTAAATCTTTTTCATTTTGTATATTTTTTTGTAGCATTTGTGAATTTGTTATGATTGTAGATATTGGAAGATTTAACTCATGCAAGGTTTCTTTTGAAAGGTTCTGTAAAGATTCTATATACTCTTGTAAAGGGTCAATGGCAAGTTTAGAAATCATAACTCCACCGAGAATACTAAAACATATCAAAACAACAGCTAAAATAAAAATATTTTCTACTTCTATAACAGCTAAAAAATAGTGTAAAATTGCTAAAAAAGCGTTTACGGTTAAAAAATAATATATAAATATATTTATACGAAAATTACGAAACAAGTTTGTAACCTATTCCACGAATATTTTCAATTTGCATCTGAGGAAGCAGTTGTTTGATACGGTTAATATAAACTCTTATCGCTCCATCACTTCCCATTTGTGAAGCACTCCACAACTCATCACTAATCAACTCTTTTGGTACTGTATGATTTGCATGACTCATCAAAAGAACCAAAAGAGTATACTCTTTATTAGATAGTTCAAGTTCTTTCTCATCGTATAAAATGCGTTTATGAATTTCATCATGACATAGTAGTTTTTCGCATTTTGAACTTAAATAACTAGTCCTTTTTAGTAGAGCATTTATGCGTAAAAGTAACTCTTCATTATCAAATGGTTTAGAGATATAATCATCAGCTCCGCTTTGAAAACCATTTTTTAACATCTCTTTATCTTTATGAGATGTTAAAAAAATCGCTGGTGTTTTGTCATCTGCTTCTCTAAGTTCTTTTAAAAGAGTAACTCCATCAATAAGAGGAACATTTATATCCAACAAATATAAGTCAAATTTTTGCTCAAAACAAGCGTCTAAAGCATCTTGTCCATTTCTTAGATGCAAAACTTCAAAACTATTTTCTTCTAGTAAATCAACAAGACTCTCACCAAAAAGTAAATCGTCTTCTAAAAATAAAATCTTACTCAACGCTCTTTATTGCCCAGTTAATTGCTTGACCTGCATACATAGGTACAACAGAAGCATATTTTTCAGGTATAACAAAAGTTCTTTTTTCTAATACAATTTCTTTAAATTCTGGGCAAATGCCATAGATGCTTTGTGCATTATCACTTACAAAAGCTTGAAGATTATCAAGTTTTCCATATTGTTCAAATATCTCACATAAAAGTTGAAGTGCGATTGGTGCTGTAAAAACTCCTGCCGCACAACCACAACTCTCTTTTTTATCTTGAGGGTGAGGTGCTGAATCTGAACCGAACATAACTTTAGGGTGAGCATTAAGTGCCACGCTAAGAAGTGCGTCCAAATCCTCAGGTCGTTTTGCAATAGGTTTACAGAAGTTGTGTGGCATCATCATTCCACCAACAACATCATCAAGAGTTAAAAGAAGATGATGAACTGTTATAGTTGCATAAAGATTCTCATATTTGTCTAACATATCAACTGCCGCTTTTGTTGTAATATGCTCCATAATAATTTTTAACTTTGGAAAATTAGTTGCAAGAAGTTCATAGATACTCATAAACTCAGCTTCTCTATCCATAACAAAACCATCAGTTTCACCATGAACACAAAGAGGAATCTCCAACTCGCTCATAGCATCTAAAGTTTCTCGCATCTCTTCTATGTCAAAAGATGAAACTCCACCTTCAGAGTTTGTAGTAATCCCCGCAGGATAAAGTTTTATAGCTGTTATCTCATCTGACACACTTTGCAAAAATGCTCTATTATAGTTTTTATAAAACAGTGTCATATATGGCTCAAAATAATCATTTGGCACTGCAGCCATGATTCGTGCTCTATAATCTTGTAAATCTTGTAATGAAGCAACAGGTGGAACAAGATTTGGCATAACAATAGCACCGCTAAAGCTGTACGCACTAAGAGGTGCAACATTTTCAAGCATTACTCCATCTCTAAGATGAAGGTGCATATCTAGTGGCATTAAAAGAGTATGAGTTTGCATTTTTGTCCTTGGATTATAACTTTAATATATAAAAATAATTATATCTAAATATATATTAAATTTTATTCTGATTAAACTTATTAAAACTAACCAGCAGGTACAGCAAAAATAGTAATAAAAGCTAAAATAAGTGCCAATATAAGCATGAAAAAAATTTGTATCAAATTTTTTGAAATACTAATAGCTACTAAGGTTTGCAGTAGATAATAAAGTGCAAAAGCACGAGAAGCTAATGCTAAAATTTCTAAAGTATGCATGCTCCATGTAATAACTATTGCGACTATTCCAACTAATAGATAACTTGTGTTTAAACTTATTTTTTTTCTCGTAAACTCTTGAATATTACCAGTTGCTGCAAGTGTATCAGCAATAGCAGCTGAAAACTGAGAAAGTGCTGCAATTATAATTAAAGGAGCAACAAGAATGGCAGAAACAAAACCAACTAAAACAATAAGCGAGTTATCATCATAAACACCATTTAATTTATGTACTATTGGAATGGCTAAGGTTATAAAAGTCATATAAACAACTGAAGAGATTATTTGAGAATATTTTGATGTTAATATCCTAGTTTCCATACTATAACTCGAGCCTAAATATCTGCTAGTTTCAAACCCCTGAATAACTATTAACATACCTGCTAAAATAGTTATAATTTCCCATAGACTGTGCTTAGATGCTATTGGCATTATAAAATCTTTAGAAGATTTATATATATTAAAATCATATATCCCAAAAGATATTATTAAAATCACAACTATCATTAAGGTAACAAATAGTGCGTATTCTTCCAATATTTCTAAAGGTTTAAGTCCTTTAGTTACTCCAATAAATGTGATTGTAACAATAACTACTGTGGTTAAGATATCTTCATTAAAATTACTATCTAAGTTAAGCCCAGTTAATACAAAGACAGACATTATGTGAAGATAAAGGCTGATTGAAACTATATAGGCAAGAACTAAGGAAAAATCAGATGCTTTTTCAAGCTTAAGAGTTATTTTTGATGCACCAAACTCCAACAATGGCTCTATGTTTTTTATATTAAAACGAATTACATTACCAACATTGTAAGCTAAAATTATTATTGCCATCATTGCATATAGAGCGTATTGTCCAACTGCACTAACCAATATAGGTATCATAACTAAAAAACCACTACCAAATATCGAAGCTAGTGGTGTACTAATAGCAGATGTAAACTCTTTAATTTGCATTAATTATTTATAAGTAAAGTTTTTTGTGCATCTAAAATTAAGTCATTTATGGCTTTTTCATAAACTAAAGCCTCTTGTTGTGAAGTCGACTCAAAACGAGTCACTAAAACAGGAGTTGTATTACTTGCTCTTACTAAACCCCATCCATTCTCAAAGTTTATGCGAACGCCATCTACCTCTATAATATCTTTTATCTTTGGAAATGATAAAGGTGGATTTTTAAGTAAAACTTTAATAGCATCTATGATTTTAAACTTTTCTTCTTCGCTTGTTTCTACTTTAATCTCCTCTGTTGAAAAAACTTTTGGTAGCTTTTCTAACTCAGCATCTAGGTCTATGCCATCATACACTAACTCTAACATTCTTAAAGTTGCGTAGATTGCGTCATCATAACCAAAGTAACGATTCTTAAAAAAGACATGTCCACTTACTTCACAAGCTAAATCTGCATCTATCTCTTTCATTTTTACTTTGAGGTTTGAGTGTCCTGTTTTATACATTACTGCCTTGCACCCTCGTCTTCTAAGTTCATCATACATAACTTGCGAACATTTCACTTCGCCAACAACTGTTGGTTTGTCCATTTTCATAGAGTACAAAAGAGCCATCATATCGCCCTTAATATTGTTCTTATGAGTTAAAACTGCTATACGGTCAGCATCTCCATCATAAGCAAATGCAATATCACCATCAGATGCCAAAAGCTTTTTAACATCTTCTAGATTTTTTTCTTCAGATGGATCAGGGTGATGATTTGGAAACTCACCATCTGGCTCTATATATAAACCTTTTGTTTTTAGCTCTAAGCGAGAAAATATATCCTCTGTAACAATGCCAGCAACACCATTTCCACAATCATAAACTATCTTTGTATCCATCGCTTTTAAATGTTGGAATTCAGATACTAAAAAATCCACATAACGACTAACAGCATCTATCTTCGTAACTTCTCTCCCAACTTTTGCAGGAAACTCCATCTTAGAACACTCATCTCCAAGAGCATAAATATCATCACTAAAAAATGGTGCTTTGTCTATTGTGATTTTAAACCCATTGTACTCACTTGGATTATGTGAACCTGTTATCATGATAGAAGCACTTGGAGTAACTCCATCCCATTCTTGGTAATTTGTAAAGTAGTTTACAGGAGTAGGAACCATTCCCATGTCAAGAACTTTTTTCCCACCTGCATTTAGTCCATGAACTAAATATTCAAAAAGTATAGGTGAGTGACTTCTAGCGTCATAACCAACAGACACATACTCGCCATCTATCTTAGATGCCAAAGCAAAACCAATACGAACAACACTCTGCTCATTTAACTCTTTTTCATAGATGCCACGGATGTCGTACTCTCTGTAAATGCTCATTTAAATCTCCTCAAACCTTGTCTAATCTCTCTGTCAAATTTATTCATATTTGAGGAACTCTCAAGGGACTAAATTTGAACTAAAAATAAATTTTATATTTATCAAATGAAATGATACAGTTAAAAACATTAAAAAAAAGAACAGCAACAAGGTCGCAAGGAGTCTTTTATAAGTCCATTGTAAACGATGAAGAAAAAGAGGTTGATAAAGTTTATTTAATCAGATGGATAGATA
Coding sequences:
- a CDS encoding HAMP domain-containing sensor histidine kinase, with the translated sequence MFRNFRINIFIYYFLTVNAFLAILHYFLAVIEVENIFILAVVLICFSILGGVMISKLAIDPLQEYIESLQNLSKETLHELNLPISTIITNSQMLQKNIQNEKDLKRLSRIQSACGMLSERYNELDYMIKKQTSSKIKESFSLDDLVQKRVNFLKSIYPQIEFVLELEKTQIFNDSKGLSKVIDNIIDNGVKYAPNSNKYDIKLKDNTLHFQDYGCGMDELELIQIFDNYYQSDKNMQGFGIGLSMVKRFCDTQDIELNFKSKPEYGTTVLLKFKDN
- a CDS encoding response regulator transcription factor; translated protein: MSKILFLEDDLLFGESLVDLLEENSFEVLHLRNGQDALDACFEQKFDLYLLDINVPLIDGVTLLKELREADDKTPAIFLTSHKDKEMLKNGFQSGADDYISKPFDNEELLLRINALLKRTSYLSSKCEKLLCHDEIHKRILYDEKELELSNKEYTLLVLLMSHANHTVPKELISDELWSASQMGSDGAIRVYINRIKQLLPQMQIENIRGIGYKLVS
- the pyrC gene encoding dihydroorotase gives rise to the protein MQTHTLLMPLDMHLHLRDGVMLENVAPLSAYSFSGAIVMPNLVPPVASLQDLQDYRARIMAAVPNDYFEPYMTLFYKNYNRAFLQSVSDEITAIKLYPAGITTNSEGGVSSFDIEEMRETLDAMSELEIPLCVHGETDGFVMDREAEFMSIYELLATNFPKLKIIMEHITTKAAVDMLDKYENLYATITVHHLLLTLDDVVGGMMMPHNFCKPIAKRPEDLDALLSVALNAHPKVMFGSDSAPHPQDKKESCGCAAGVFTAPIALQLLCEIFEQYGKLDNLQAFVSDNAQSIYGICPEFKEIVLEKRTFVIPEKYASVVPMYAGQAINWAIKSVE
- a CDS encoding phosphomannomutase/phosphoglucomutase, with amino-acid sequence MSIYREYDIRGIYEKELNEQSVVRIGFALASKIDGEYVSVGYDARSHSPILFEYLVHGLNAGGKKVLDMGMVPTPVNYFTNYQEWDGVTPSASIMITGSHNPSEYNGFKITIDKAPFFSDDIYALGDECSKMEFPAKVGREVTKIDAVSRYVDFLVSEFQHLKAMDTKIVYDCGNGVAGIVTEDIFSRLELKTKGLYIEPDGEFPNHHPDPSEEKNLEDVKKLLASDGDIAFAYDGDADRIAVLTHKNNIKGDMMALLYSMKMDKPTVVGEVKCSQVMYDELRRRGCKAVMYKTGHSNLKVKMKEIDADLACEVSGHVFFKNRYFGYDDAIYATLRMLELVYDGIDLDAELEKLPKVFSTEEIKVETSEEEKFKIIDAIKVLLKNPPLSFPKIKDIIEVDGVRINFENGWGLVRASNTTPVLVTRFESTSQQEALVYEKAINDLILDAQKTLLINN